A single region of the Ctenopharyngodon idella isolate HZGC_01 chromosome 21, HZGC01, whole genome shotgun sequence genome encodes:
- the LOC127503503 gene encoding CAAX prenyl protease 2 isoform X2 has protein sequence MKVRPSPPLWALLGIRLEGFVPATLLPLTLTMVLFLGPLTQLAIESPRGLFHEIKTALNSRSWSKCVKDLRWLRNHVVAPLTEEFVFRACMIPMLVPCIGPTAAIFISPLFFGVAHFHHIIEQLRFGQDTVFEILICAAFQFTYTSIFGAYTAFIFIRTGHLVGPVLCHSFCNWMGFPAIGSVLLHPQRPVILFFYQMGVLLFLILLFPFTDPAFYGMTPICSLLLTPRSACT, from the exons ATGAAAGTCAGG CCAAGTCCACCATTGTGGGCCCTGCTGGGCATTCGTCTAGAGGGCTTTGTGCCTGCCACTCTGCTGCCGCTGACACTCACTATG GTGCTTTTTCTTGGACCTCTGACCCAGTTGGCAATTGAGAGCCCAAGAGGACTTTTTCATGAAATTAAAACAGCCTTGA ATTCTCGGTCTTGGAGCAAGTGTGTGAAGGATTTACGATGGCTGAGGAACCACGTGGTGGCTCCATTAACAGAGGAGTTCGTCTTTCGAGCGTGTATGATTCCCATGTTGGTACCATGCATCGGTCCCACTGCTGCCATCTTCATCAGTCCGCTCTTCTTCGGTGTGG CACATTTCCATCATATCATTGAACAGCTTCGCTTTGGACAAGACACTGTGTTTGAGATACTAATTTGTGCag CTTTCCAGTTCACTTATACCTCAATTTTTGGAGCTTACACTGCCTTCATATTCATAAGGACAG GTCATCTGGTGGGACCCGTGTTGTGCCACTCGTTTTGCAACTGGATGGGTTTTCCTGCCATTGGCTCAGTTTTACTCCACCCACAGAGGCCTGTGATTCTGTTCTTTTACCAGATGGGTGTTCTGctcttcctcatcctcctcttccCCTTCACAGATCCTGCTTTCTACGGCATGACCCCCATCTGCAGTCTACTGCTTACACCTCGCTCTGCCTGCACATGA
- the LOC127503503 gene encoding CAAX prenyl protease 2 isoform X3 — protein sequence MLSIKTLSETFDGECWISVKCCLLLACLYVGSLYVWRGNLPRDHPNTIKRRFISVLCVSAVSPLVVLAWTHYMKVRPSPPLWALLGIRLEGFVPATLLPLTLTMVLFLGPLTQLAIESPRGLFHEIKTALNSRSWSKCVKDLRWLRNHVVAPLTEEFVFRACMIPMLVPCIGPTAAIFISPLFFGVAHFHHIIEQLRFGQDTVFEILICAAFQFTYTSIFGAYTAFIFIRTGHLVGPVLCHSFCNWMGFPAIGSVLLHPQRPVILFFYQMGVLLFLILLFPFTDPAFYGMTPICSLLLTPRSACT from the exons ATGTTATCAATCAAAACCCTTTCAGAGACTTTTGATGGAGAGTGTTGGATATCTGTTAAGTGTTGTTTACTGCTTGCCTGTTTGTATGTTGGGAGTTTGTATGTATGGAGGGGCAACTTACCCAG GGATCACCCAAACACAATAAAAAGGCGTTTTatcagtgttttgtgtgtgtcagcTGTTTCACCACTGGTTGTACTGGCATGGACTCATTACATGAAAGTCAGG CCAAGTCCACCATTGTGGGCCCTGCTGGGCATTCGTCTAGAGGGCTTTGTGCCTGCCACTCTGCTGCCGCTGACACTCACTATG GTGCTTTTTCTTGGACCTCTGACCCAGTTGGCAATTGAGAGCCCAAGAGGACTTTTTCATGAAATTAAAACAGCCTTGA ATTCTCGGTCTTGGAGCAAGTGTGTGAAGGATTTACGATGGCTGAGGAACCACGTGGTGGCTCCATTAACAGAGGAGTTCGTCTTTCGAGCGTGTATGATTCCCATGTTGGTACCATGCATCGGTCCCACTGCTGCCATCTTCATCAGTCCGCTCTTCTTCGGTGTGG CACATTTCCATCATATCATTGAACAGCTTCGCTTTGGACAAGACACTGTGTTTGAGATACTAATTTGTGCag CTTTCCAGTTCACTTATACCTCAATTTTTGGAGCTTACACTGCCTTCATATTCATAAGGACAG GTCATCTGGTGGGACCCGTGTTGTGCCACTCGTTTTGCAACTGGATGGGTTTTCCTGCCATTGGCTCAGTTTTACTCCACCCACAGAGGCCTGTGATTCTGTTCTTTTACCAGATGGGTGTTCTGctcttcctcatcctcctcttccCCTTCACAGATCCTGCTTTCTACGGCATGACCCCCATCTGCAGTCTACTGCTTACACCTCGCTCTGCCTGCACATGA
- the LOC127503503 gene encoding CAAX prenyl protease 2 isoform X1 has translation MMPYALFFSFFRDHPNTIKRRFISVLCVSAVSPLVVLAWTHYMKVRPSPPLWALLGIRLEGFVPATLLPLTLTMVLFLGPLTQLAIESPRGLFHEIKTALNSRSWSKCVKDLRWLRNHVVAPLTEEFVFRACMIPMLVPCIGPTAAIFISPLFFGVAHFHHIIEQLRFGQDTVFEILICAAFQFTYTSIFGAYTAFIFIRTGHLVGPVLCHSFCNWMGFPAIGSVLLHPQRPVILFFYQMGVLLFLILLFPFTDPAFYGMTPICSLLLTPRSACT, from the exons atgATGCCatatgctctttttttttcattctttagGGATCACCCAAACACAATAAAAAGGCGTTTTatcagtgttttgtgtgtgtcagcTGTTTCACCACTGGTTGTACTGGCATGGACTCATTACATGAAAGTCAGG CCAAGTCCACCATTGTGGGCCCTGCTGGGCATTCGTCTAGAGGGCTTTGTGCCTGCCACTCTGCTGCCGCTGACACTCACTATG GTGCTTTTTCTTGGACCTCTGACCCAGTTGGCAATTGAGAGCCCAAGAGGACTTTTTCATGAAATTAAAACAGCCTTGA ATTCTCGGTCTTGGAGCAAGTGTGTGAAGGATTTACGATGGCTGAGGAACCACGTGGTGGCTCCATTAACAGAGGAGTTCGTCTTTCGAGCGTGTATGATTCCCATGTTGGTACCATGCATCGGTCCCACTGCTGCCATCTTCATCAGTCCGCTCTTCTTCGGTGTGG CACATTTCCATCATATCATTGAACAGCTTCGCTTTGGACAAGACACTGTGTTTGAGATACTAATTTGTGCag CTTTCCAGTTCACTTATACCTCAATTTTTGGAGCTTACACTGCCTTCATATTCATAAGGACAG GTCATCTGGTGGGACCCGTGTTGTGCCACTCGTTTTGCAACTGGATGGGTTTTCCTGCCATTGGCTCAGTTTTACTCCACCCACAGAGGCCTGTGATTCTGTTCTTTTACCAGATGGGTGTTCTGctcttcctcatcctcctcttccCCTTCACAGATCCTGCTTTCTACGGCATGACCCCCATCTGCAGTCTACTGCTTACACCTCGCTCTGCCTGCACATGA
- the adssl gene encoding adenylosuccinate synthase, like: MAADSTMSNGQETASLNGEPVLKRSRDSVDSLRILREPQNKVTVVLGAQWGDEGKGKVVDLLAMDADIVCRCQGGNNAGHTVVVDSVEYDFHLLPSGVLNKKATSFIGNGVVIHLPGLFEEAEKNSQKGNGLQGWEERLKISDRAHIVFNFHQAVDGIQEQLRQQQAGKNLGTTKKGIGPAYSSKAARNGLRVCDLVSDFSVFEEKFRVLAGHFQTTYPNLNIDIDAELEQLKGYAERLRPLVTDGVYFMHKALTGPSKKILVEGANAALLDIDFGTYPFVTSSNCTVGGVCTGLGVPPSHVGRVYGVVKAYTTRVGVGAFPTEQDNDTGNLLQSRGREVGVTTGRRRRCGWLDLVLVRYAHMVNGFSAIALTKLDILDTLPEIKIGIAYTVDGKPLPSFPANMDVLTKVQVTYETFPGWCCNTEGVRSFDELPSQAQAYIRFIETFLQVPVKWVGVGKSRESMIKLF, translated from the exons ATGGCTGCGGATAGCACAATGTCTAATGGCCAGGAAACGGCATCTCTGAACGGTGAACCCGTGCTCAAGCGCTCCAGAGACAGCGTGGACTCACTGCGGATCCTGCGGGAGCCCCAGAATAAAGTGACCGTAGTGTTAGGAGCTCAGTGGGGAGATGAGGGGAAAGGGAAAGTGGTCGACCTCCTGGCAATGGACGCCGACATTGTATGCAGATGCCAG GGTGGAAATAACGCGGGACACACAGTGGTGGTGGACTCAGTAGAGTATGACTTTCACCTGCTTCCTAGTGGCGTTCTCAACAAAAAGGCCACCTCATTTATTG GAAATGGTGTTGTGATACACCTGCCAGGACTTTTTGAGGAGGCTGAGAAGAACTCTCAGAAAGGCAATG GACTTCAAGGATGGGAGGAGCGACTGAAGATATCTGACCGGGCACATATTG TGTTCAACTTCCATCAGGCCGTTGATGGGATACAGGAGCAGCTGAGACAGCAGCAGGCAGGGAAGAA TTTGGGCACCACTAAGAAGGGCATTGGACCTGCATATTCCTCCAAAGCAGCACGTAATGGACTGAGAGTGTGCGATCTGGTCTCAGACTTCTCAGTATTTGAGGAAAA GTTTCGGGTACTGGCTGGTCATTTTCAGACCACATATCCTAACCTTAATATTGATATTGATGCTGAGCTGGAGCAACTGAAG GGTTATGCTGAGAGGTTACGGCCTCTAGTAACTGATGGGGTTTATTTCATGCACAAAGCCCTTACTGGACCAAGCAAGAAGATTCTGGTGGAAGGAGCTAATGCTGCCTTACTGGATATTGATTTCG GGACCTACCCCTTTGTGACCTCGTCAAACTGTACTGTCGGAGGCGTTTGCACAGGCCTTGGAGTCCCTCCATCTCATGTTGGCCGTGTGTATGGAGTGGTGAAGGCCTACACCACCAGGGTGGGAGTGGGAGCATTCCCTACTGAGCAAGATAAT GACACTGGCAATCTGCTGCAGAGCAGAGGGAGGGAAGTTGGCGTCACAACAGGCAGGCGGCGTCGCTGTGGATGGCTGGACTTGGTTTTGGTTCGCTATGCCCACATGGTTAATGGTTTTTCAGC CATTGCTCTGACCAAGTTGGACATTCTTGACACATTGCCAGAAATAAAGATCGGCATAGCCTACACAGTTGATGGAAAGCCTCTTCCCAGTTTTCCTG CAAACATGGACGTCCTCACAAAGGTTCAAGTGACTTACGAGACGTTCCCTGGCTGGTGTTGTAACACTGAGGGAGTGCGCAGTTTTGATGAGCTACCCTCACAGGCACAAGCTTACATTCGATTTATCGAAACTTTCCTGCAGGTGCCAG tGAAGTGGGTGGGAGTTGGCAAGTCAAGAGAGAGCATGATAAAGCTGTTCTGA